The Verrucomicrobium spinosum DSM 4136 = JCM 18804 DNA segment AATGCCGTGATTGATGTCCAGAGGGAGCCCTTGGGCAGCCGCGAGCGAACTCAGAGGCGACCGTCTCCAAGCCTCGGCTTTCAGCGTCTCACTCGACGCTGGACTCCCGCCCAGCGCTGCCTCGATGTGCTTGCCGTAGGTGTCAGGCACGCCGTTCTTCAGATGATCGGTATGCCATTGGGCAATGTCGCTAATGCCACACCAGGCGCTGACAGCCGCCCACAGTTCCGGATGTTTACCCGCCATCTGTAGCGCCATGTGCCCCCCACCGCTCACGCCAATGAGGTAGATGCGCTCTGGATCCACCGTCGTCTGTTTCCTTGCCCAAGCCACCGCCTCCACCACGTCCTCCACCGCCCGCTCTGACCCCATAGCCAGGGGCGTGTTGTTGGGACCTCGGAAGTGCGGATGCACAAAGGCCCAGCCCTGGGCGATGCACCATTCAGCGTACACAGCATCGCCTCCAGCGGACGCATAGTGGCTGCTCCACGTGTGCAGGCCTACGAGGAGAGGCTTGGGACCACTTGTTGTCGGCGCATACCACATCGCGGGCTGCACGGCTCCATCGCTGGATGGGATCTCCACCTTCGACACCCCGGTGGGCCATCCCTTCCTGGCCACCGCAGCCGCGGCCGGGAGCGGTGCCGTTTGAGCCGGAGCGACAGAAGAAATGGCGGCAAGCGCCCCCATGGAAAGGAAGTGGCGTCGATCAGTCATGCCGTATGCTCAACAAGAGAGCTCGGGCTTGTCAACTCCGCGGTGAGGGAGCCTGCCTCCGCGGTGTTGAGATTCACTCGCATAACACCATCAACACCTTTTTCAGGTTCACAGAAAGTAGGAGAGGTGGGCTGTTTGGCGCAACTTCCAAAAGGGTGTTGCTGGCGTTATGCTATGCGAACCAATCTCAAAAACCTTGATCCCGCTCCCATAGAGCGAGCGCTCCGCTTGCCACGCACGTCCCCCGACTTAGGCAACCGAAGCGGTCGCCCTACAACCCATGTTGTCGGAACGCGAGATCCCAACACGACCTCATGGGACGATTGCACGGGAACGCGAAAGGAATATCCCTCCCTCTCTTTACGGTCCGCTCCGCACAGTGTGCTCTCCCATGCGACAGCTCAAGTCTTGCGTCTTCTCCACGGGCTCACTCCCCACGCCCCTCATCCACATCCATGAAATCGGCCAGGGTCAAAATATCCACCCTTTCCGACAACCCAGCCTCGGCTTTCTGGCGATCCAGCACCTTGGTGGCGATGTCGTTCCAGCCCAATTTCAGGACAAACTGGTTCCAGACGACAATATCCGTGCGGTTCAAGGACCTGCCTTGCGCCTGACACCATTCCAGTATCTCCTCATCCGTCCCGCCATCTGCCACCCGCTTCTCCAGCTCTGCATGGGACACGCGGAGAAAATCCGTGCACCAGCCGTCCACACCCTTGCCGTAGTTTTCCTGATAACCGACCCCCAGCGTTCCAGCCGCCTTCAGGCGGATCTTGTCCAGCATGCGGGGGAAGTATGTCAATCCTCCGGTTTTCTCTTTCGGGCTTTTGGGAACGGTGATGGCAGGTGCAGTCATGAATGCGGTGTGGAGTTGTCAGGTTGTACCGGAGATCTCAGACCGTTTTTCCTGAATGCGTTCAACCGGCCCATCACTTGAGTTTCTCCCGCAGCCATGCGGTGGTTTCATCGGGATGGCTCAGCATGAAAAAACGTCCTCCTCCCGCGATTAGAGAGAAGCCCGCTCCTCCCTTGGGTCTCCTCCTCTGGACTTCCTGCCAACGTCGCCAACGTCCATCCAGAACGAAGGACTCCTGATCGCCCGCGAGAAATGCGGCATTGGCCTTGCGCAGTATTGAAGTCTCGACTGCGGCGGGTGGATACGCCGCCAGTACCAACAGCGAACTGAAATCGGAAGGACTGCTGTTGAAGATGACGGATGCCCCAAAGCCTCCGGCAGACAAACCCATCAGATCAGGATCTTTCCCGGGTTTCCACCCAAGTTGCGCCTGGGCCTCCCGCACATAGCCCGCTGGCATGGCTCCCCCGCTGATTCCATAGGCAGGACAGAGGATGACCCGGTCCGGGAAACGCTCTGAAAGATAGTGCTGATACCAAAGGAAATTGCCGCCATAGCCGTGAAGAAACACCCACAACTTCGTCGCGGGCGTCAGGCGATCCGGCAAATACACCGTCGCCCGCCCCTTCGTTGACTCGATCGCGGCGAAACAGTAGGGAAGCGCACTGGGGACCCGGGCATAGACGGGATCCACCGCAATCGCCTCATATCTCCTGCTCACAAGGGGCAGAGCCCATTGGCCTGATCCGGAGGCAATCCCAGCAGCGCCGGTTGAGAGAGAGCCAGCGCCACGCTCGCGCTTTCCGGCAGCGTTGCCAGGGCAAGTCGGAAGCTGGGGAGCCAAGCTTCCGCCTCACGTCCGAGCCCCGTAACAGGGGTTGCGGTGGACCGGCTTTCCCATTCCAGAACTCTCACTTCAGCCGCCAGACCACTGGACAACCACAGCAGAAAAACCAGCATCCCAAAGACTGCTGACAATGGGGCTTTCGCCTTCAGCCTCACGGTGAAGCTCTTCCTTGAAGGAGTGCTCATGATCTCAATTTTTTGCCGCATGGTGTCAGTCCGCCGTGTCACCGCATCGATCACGTCCGATTATTACAAAAGCCTGACCACTGGGAAAGTTCCGATAGATTAAGTAAATTGTTGCATCCATTACTCCGGGGATGTTCGATGTGGGGCGACTCCGAGCAGGTGAATTTTTCGTTGCCACCAAACACCATATGGCTATATTTTTTCGTAACGTCGGAATTCCTCATCCAAGCCAGAAACGCTTCGAGCTAAGAGCGTTGGATGAGGTCTATAGTAGAGCCATGTGATTTTGCTTGTCGCGCAGGAAAGGTTACACTTCCAAAGCATCGCCCCCCCAAAGCCTCAGGAAAAAATGGAAAAGCTCTTCAAAGTCTGGGTTTCGTTCGAAGCCACCGTGGACACCAAGTACTCATACGGCACCGTGGAAACTTATGCAGGCGTCACCTGCAACCGCGATGAACTCGAGCGGGAGGACCTGCCCCTCGAAAGCAAAGCTGTCCGTCTCGCGCAGAAGGCAGTGACGGATGTGCTGGGTCTCCGTGACAATGTCACTATGGGCACCATGTATGCCCCCAGCGTGGTTCCCAAACTTGCCCCCACCATGAGCGACCGGGAACCCCATGTCGTGTTTGAGCATGGCCGCGTCTGGTTTGGCAAGCGCTCCCTCTCCCCTGAATTAAAGGACAAGGAAAAGCTTCTGGGGCCCACGGCCAACGGCCCGCACATTCTGATGGCCTCGTCAGTTGGCAACCGTTAGACTGCCTTGACAAGTCCACCCCCGCCGATCCGTTGCAGGCCGGAGGTTCAGTCCACCTAAATCGCACTGCGTTTCGGTTGCGAGGCCGGATATTTTGGACTTGTTAAGGGATGAATTGGGTCACCCAAGGCAACATCGTTCTTGCTGTCTCCGCGCTCCTGACCGTCCTGATCCTGGCGCGGTTGATCGCCGTCTTTGGGGCGGACAAAACCGGGTATTGCTCAGCAGGCGTACTGCTCACGAGTGCCGAGCTCAACTTCTTTCGCTCGCTTCAGCAAGTCATCCCACCCGGATGCTACGTGGCCTGCAAGGTGCGCCTTGCCGACATCCTGCTGGTCAGCGCAGGGGCGAACCGCAAGTCCCAGTGCCGCGCCTTCAACCGCATCAAGTCCAAGCACGCCGACTTTGTGATCTGCGAAGTCTCCACCTTCCGCATCCTCGGCGTGATCGAACTCGATGATCGGAGCCACCGTCGTCCAGATCGCAAGGCGCGGGACGTTTTCTTTGATTCCGCGCTGCAGTCTGCCTCCGTGCCGCTGCTGCGGGTGCCCGTGAAGCGGGATTATGAGCCACGCGAACTGAAAGAAATGCTCTCCTCTAAAATTACCTCCCGCCGTGGGTGACACGCTCATATTCTGCGCAATGGCGTTGCAAATTGCCCTGCCATCATCGGCAAATTCTTGCGTCTTGCACGGCCACCATTTGAAGTGCCCGGATATAGGATTCACAAAACTCTCAATTTCAGGCAGGTTAAATAATTGTAACTAATAGGCACAGAGCATGCGCTCCTATGCGATGCTATGAGCAGCCCCGCCCTCCCTTCGATCCTTCCCCCGGCCTTTCTTTTCGCCTCGGGCACCTGGTTGAAATCCTGCGGAGTTTGCGAACTGGACAAGCCCTTCCCCCAAACTCGCCCGATCATTGCGCGCAGCCGGAGTCGCAAATCGAGAGCCTCAAAAGGCGACACGTCGCCATCTCCGCTTGATCCTCAGCGATGAGCGGCGGATAGGGATACAGCGTGAAGTATCGACTGGTCATTTTTGATTTCGACGGCACCCTGGCGGACACCGTGCCATGGATGCTGGGGGTAGCGGATGAAATCGCGGACCGACATCACTTTCCCCGCCTCACCGAGGCCGATCTGGAGGCCCTGCGGGGACCTCAAGGGGCCAGCATACCCCGCCTGCTAAAGATCCCACGCTGGAAACTCCTGCTCATCGCCCGGGACGGCCGCCGCATGATGGCTGCCAAGTTGGATGAAATCCGGCTGTTTCCAGGTAGTGAGGACCTCCTCCGCCAGCTTTCCGCAGGCGGAACCCGCATCGCCATCGTCAGTTCCAACTCAGAAAGCAACATCCGGCAGATCCTGGGAGAGGAACTCTCCAGCCTCGTGGAGCACTATGAATGCGGTGCCTCGTTTTTTGGTAAAAGCCGCAAACTGCGCCGCGTGATCAAGAAGTGCGGGTTGCCCGCAGAGGCCATCCTGAGCGTTGGCGACGAGATGAGGGATCTCACTGCAACACTGGATGTGGGGCTTCCTTTCGGAGCCGTATCCTGGGGCCTCTGCCATGCCCACGCGCTGGAAACGGCAGGAGCCACCGTGGTCTTTGAGAGTCTCGCCCAGATCGGTGACCTCGTACTCTCAGCCCCCGCCTCTGTCAGCCACTGAGCATGCTGGCGTTGTGCCCGCGCCCCCTTCCCTCCCACTTGCCCAGTTATGCTCAGGCTCCTCCCTCCGCTACTTTCCCTCGTCCTGCTCGCTCAGGGAGGACCGGCCCAGGATAGTCGCCCCTTCCCTGCTGCTGACTCCAAAAAAGGACTGCAGGTGCAGATGGTGGACGACGCGCTCGCCTTGGGCATCCGGCATGCCGGCATCAACGTGAATCTGGCCGCGCTTCTGGCCGACGCAGGCACCGCCCATCGCGTTGGTTTCCGCTCTGAGGATCGCGAGTACTTCATCAATGAGGACTACGCCCGCAGCCTCGATCGGCAGATCAAGCCCCTCTCCGACGCCGGTGTGCTGGTCTATTTGATCCTCATCCAGTACCCCAGCCGCGTTCCAGAGAAGGACGCCGTCTTGATCCATCCCAAGGCCAGAGCCGATGGAAAATACATCATCCCCGCCTTCAACACCGCGACGGAGACGGGCCTGCGCCACTACCGGGCTTTGATAGAATTCCTCGCCGCACGGTACAGCGGTGAGAAGTCCGTCTCAGGTCAGGTCTGGGGCTACATCGTGGGCAATGAGGTGAACTCCCAGTTCACCTGGTACAACCTTGGCCACATACCGGTGGCGGAGGCTGCGATGGAGTACGAGAAGGCCGTACGCACCACTCATGATGCCGTGCGGCGACACTCCCTGCATGCCCGTTGCTACCTGTCGTTTGATCATCACTGGAATGTCTCTGTTCCTGGCATCAGCCCGACAGAGGCCTACAAGACGAAGGAGTTTCTGGACAACTTCGCCCGCACCGCCCGCGAGCATGGCGACTTCGAATGGCATGTGGCGCACCACCCCTACCCTGATGATCTGGGTAACCCGCGCACTTGGGAGGACAAAAACGCGTGGCCCACCGAAGACTCACCCCACATCACCTTCAAGAACCTGGAGGTGGCCACCCGGCACATGAACCGCCCGGACCTCCTCTGGCAGGGCAAACCGCGCCGGATCATCCTCAGTGAACAGGGCCTGCACTGCCTGGATACCCCGGATGGCGAAACCCTCCAGGCGGCAGGATTTGCCTATGTCTGGGAAAAGCTGCGCCGCCAGCCGGGTATCGACGCCCTCATCTGGCATCGTCATGTGGATCACACCCAGGAGGGCGGGCTCAAGCTGGGACTCTGGACCACCAAGCCTGGCACCATCTCCGAGCCCGGGCGAAAGCGCCCGTTCTACGATCTCTTCCAAAAAGCAGACACGCCCGCCTGGGATGAAGCGGCAAAGTTTGCCCTTCCCGTGGTCGGCTTGAAGTCCTGGGACGAGCTCAAGGGGCCCTGACCTCCCCTGGAATCTCCATCAAACCTCCGCCACCGCCCGGATCGGAGAACCGTCCCGACCCGCGAAGTTCAAGGGAAAACCGATGAACTGGAACTCCCGGTCGTCCGGCAGCGCGTCCAGGTTGGCCAACCCTTCCACGATCACCATCTCCACCCCATGCCCGAGCAGCGTGTGGTGGATCTCGTAGTAGTCCTTTCCCGGTGTGGGGGTGTCCATACCGATGAGGCGGAGCCTGCGTGATGCCAGATAGACAGCCGCCTCCTGTGTCATGGAGGGAGCCTCTTCATAGTACCGCAGGGTGCCGTATTCGCGGTGCCAGCCCGTCTCAAACAGGATCCTGGCTCCGGGATAGAGCACCGCTTCGTGCTTGCGGAAGTCGGCCGAGGTAATTTCCTCCCCTGCCCGTTTTGGCACCCGGATGACCCGTGCTGGACCGTAAAACCAATCCAGTGGCATTTGATCGAGCGTGCGCCCATCCTCCACAAAGTGAAACATGGCGTCCAGATGGGTGCCATGATGAGAGCTCATCGTGATGCGGGACAGATTGCATCGGGGACCGGAAGCCGTGGTAAAGTGCGCCTCAATCAACAAGGCGGGGTCTCCCGGAAACGACTGCTGACCCTGGCAGATGGGATGAGAGAGATCGACAAGCATGAGATGGGCTGAACGGTCGAAGCGTCGGCTTTCGAGCGATTTCTTTCACTTAAACGCCTGCTTATTGTGATTTTCACCGGTTTACACAACGAGTAAACGCGAGTCATTTTCTGCAATGAGCATGGGGCGCAACTTGGTGATTCTAGGGATCTGGGCCACGGGCATGGGAGCTTGGGCATGGTGGAAATATGTTCGGATCGATGACAACCTGTCCCTCCCGGGAGTGGAGACCCATGCCGCAAATCGCAAGCCGCCTGCTCCGGGAGTGGATGTGACGTGGAAGTGGACCTCCGAGTCCACCTGGCTGGTGGATCAAGTCGCACGCGACATCGCCGAGATCAGCCTCTTTGCCAGCAACCCCAAAGCATCTGCGGAAGACCTCGCTTCCTTGGAAGTGAAGGTCGAGTCCGTCTCGAACAGCGACACTAGCTACCTGGTATCTGCCTCGGCTAATCGCGCCAAGAAGGATAAATGCAGCACCACTCTGCCCCTGGGTCACCATCTCTGGGCTCCAGAGAACTTCGTCCCCTGGGCCCAAGCCGTGCAGAAGGGATGGAAGATCACCCACCAGAAGGGCAAACCAAGCAACCCACCAGCGGCAAGCGGCCTGGAACTCGCCAAGAAGCTCCTGGAACCCACCAGCACCGTTTTGATGGGGGAGTCCAACCGGCTGTCCAAGGAACTGAACCAAGCCCCCCTGGATGCAGGCCTGCATGATCAATCCGCGCTCCTGGCGGGAGCATTGGCATTGCGGGAGGCCGCGGGCGCGTTCTCCGATGCCCGCCCAGCTCTCTGCCGCATGACCGCCCATCTGGCCCTGGCAAAATGCCTTGCGCCGCAGTCAACCCCCGAGCGGGAACTGGCCGAAGCCATCCTCCTCACCCTGGCATGCCGACAGGTGGATGCATTAGAGCGCATCGAGAAATTCCCCCCGGAACTCGCCGCTTGGCAAACAGCCCTCAAGCTCCGCAATACCAGCGACTGGCGCCTGGTGGAAAAGCCCGGCCAGGTCACCCTGCTGGAACGTCGGGAGCATGCCCGGGCGCTGATCACCTGCCGGGACGCAAGCGCGCTCATCAAGACATTCGAGGAAACTCCCCCCGCAGATCTGCCGGACTGGAGCCGCATCGCCACCGAGCAGAACTTCAGCGTCGGTGAAGGTCATGTCCTCGCCAATGGCTGGCTGGAGCGGGAGATAGCCGATCTGGCGGAGTCCTGGAAGGCCTGGTCCGGCAAGGATCTGAAGACGGACAACCTGGTCGTGATCCTCAACGACCCACCCACCCGCTGCCTGGGCAGGAATCAGAACGGGAAACCCGCCCTGGAAGTGCTCGGATGGGGACTCGTCGCCGCCGGGCACCAGCGTCATCTCTGCCATGCCATGGACCGCACCCAGGCCTTTCTGCGAGACATGTGGGGCGTGCCGGATGCGGCAGCGGGCTTTGAAAAACAGGTGCTACAGCACTTTGCCGGCATGCGGCTGCTGCCCTTCGCCCTCAAGCGCATCGCCACCTCTGAAAAGCTCTACCGCACGGCGGTTGAGGATGCCAGTGCCCTCTGCCGGAAGCAGCCAGACCTCGTCACCTGCTGCAACTGGGCCACGCTGCGGCAGAAGGGGAGGTTCTCTGCGCAAGCCACCTCCCTGCCCCGGGCCCAGGCGTGGTTTACCCGGGAGTTGGCTCTCGGAACCGCATACGATTTTCGCTCCCGCTACATCGATCTCGGCACGCTTTACAATGCCAGCATTGGGTTCTGGGACAAACTGGCCGCCATCGCCCCCTACCACTATGATGTGACCCGGTCCTATCTGTACAAAAAGCATGGCAACTCCCCCACCCTGGAGCAGTTTCACCAGGTGTACGCCAAGTTGGAAGAGTACCACCTGCCTGTGATGGAGCACATCAGCACGAACCTCAAGGGGGACCCCAAGGCCTACATGGCCTACATGACCCGGATCTGCCAGCTCAACCCGGATGAGTTCATCGACCTGGGCCAGTATCTGGTGGAAAAAGGGTTCAAGGAAGATGCCGCATTTGCCTATCAGGCGGCGTTTGAAACGGCAACCGACCGCGTAGCATGGGCCAATCATGCTGACTGGCTGGTGAACTACTACTTTGACAACGGGCGCACCGACGATGCCGTGAAAATAGCGACAGCCGCCGCGGAGGTTTACTCCTACCGCGGTCTGGAGACCATGGCCAGGCTCATGGAGCGCATGGAAAAGTGGGAGGATGCCGCCAAGCACTTCGCAGCCATCGGCGAACGGTACAATGACAATGCTCCCCTCATCGCGTTCCTGGAGCGCAATCAGGAACGGGATCCCAAGCTCGCGGAAGCCTACAAACAGGCCCTCGCCCCCATCTTTCCAGATGGAATAAAAGACGCAACCTTGGCAGACTTCAAGGATGCCCCGGTCGATGGGGTAGAGTTCACCTCTACCAGCCAGTTGCTGGTCCGCAGCGGGTTAAAACTGGGGCACATTGTCGTGGCACTGGACGGGCACCGTGTGCAAACGCTGGAGCAATACCTTGTCCTCCGGAACATGAAGTCCGAAGCCCCTCTCGACCTGATTGTGTGGGACGGCTCAGCCTACCGCCAAGTGATCGCCCAGGTGCCCAAACGGAAGTTCGGCTGCGACATGGAATCCTACATCAAGTGATGCCGTGGGAACCCTGACCTCACACCAGCTTCATGCGGGTGAGGTCCTGGGTGTCCACCAGACCCACGGGTTGTCCCGTTTCATTCAGCACCACCAGATCATCCACCCGGTGGTGCTCCAGCACGGCCAGGACCTCCGCAGCCAGCTTGGACTCCGCAATGCTGACCGGATTTCGCGTCATGAAATGCGCCACCGGCCGCCCCGCGATATTTGGATCCGCCTGGAAGGCTCGCACAAAGTCTCCATGTGTGAACACCCCCGCAAGCATCCCTGCCGGGTTCACAATCACTGCGGCACCGCAGCGAGCTCGTGTCATGGCTTGCAGAGCCTCCTGGATCGTCGATTCCTCTGTAGCCAGCGCCAGGGAGGTGCCGGTACGCATCACATCGCCCACTTTCGTGAGCAGGGCGCGGCCCAGCGATCCACTAGGGTGATACTTCGCAAAGTCATCCTCGCGGAAGCCACGCGCCTCCAGCAGCACCATGGCCAGGGCATCGCACAGCACCAGCATCGCCGTCGTGCTGGAGGTGGGTGCCAGATTCAGCGGGCACGCCTCCCGCTGCACGTGCACGTCCAGCACCACATCGGCATTGCGTGCCAAGGTGCTGCTGAGCCCGCCGGTGATCGCGATCAGCGTCACCCGATGACGCCGCAGATGCGGCAGCAGATCCACCAGTTCCTGTGTCTCCCCACTGTAGCTGAGCAGGACCACCGCATCACCATCATCCAGCACGCCCAAGTCCCCATGCAGGGCATCCTGGGCATTCAGGTTCACGCTCGTGGCCCCCGTGCTGTTCAGCGTCGCCACGAGCTTCCGGCCAATGTTTCCACTCTTGCCCACACCGCACACCACGATCTTGCGGGTGGCCGTCAGGCAGCCCAGCAGGACATTCACCGCCTCGGTGAAACTCTCCCCCACGCGGTCCCGCAGACGGTTCAGTTCTTCAATTTCCAGCTCGATGACGCGACGTGCTTTCTCAGGAAAATTCATGGTGACAGGGGCCAGCATTCAACTAGGGATGCCTCCCGCCAAACTAGAGAATCCCCACCCGCCCGCAATGCCGAAAAAGCCTGTGATTGCCAGTTACGTCTCTGACTTCCTCAAGTCTGACATGCTGCATGTGTATCGGCAGGTCACAGGATTACAAAATCTGGAGCCTTGGGTGTTCACCCACAAACGGGAAAACGAAGCCCGGTTCCCCTTCCCCAAGAAGCGTCTAGTGGTGCTGCCCAAGCCGAAACTACGCTGGTGGAGGCGCTGGGTGCACAAGAACCTCAAAAAAGCCCCCTGGCACCTCTACACCTGGGAGGTACGCCACGCCCTGCTGGAGCTTGAGCGGGCAGAGGCGAAGTTGCTCCACATCTATTTTGGCCACACCGCCATCCATTTCCTGCCCCTCATCAAGGCCTGCCCCCACCCCGTGGTGGTCTCCTTTCACGGAGCCGATGCTGGCGTGGACGTGCACAAACCATCTCACCTTTCCCCCCTGCGGGAGGTGTTCGCCGCCGCCGATCTCATCCAGGCACGGTCGCAAAGCTTGGCGGATGACCTAATCAAGCTGGGATGCCCGGCGGAGAAGGTTCGCGTGCAACGGACCAGCATCCCCCTTGAGGAATGGACCTTCACTCCACGCGAAATTCCCGCAGACGGTGTCTGGCGTCTTTTCCAGAGCTGTCGTCTCATTGCCAAAAAGGGCCTGGACCTGACACTGGATGCCTTCGCGACCGTGCATCGGGAGTTTCCCAATGCAACGCTGACGATCGCGGGAGACGGTCCGCTCAAGGAGGAGCTGGAAGCTCACGCGGCCCGCCTGGGAGTGGCGGAGTCCGTGAGATTTGCCGGGTTTTTAGATCAAGCGGATTTGAGGAAAGAAGTCGCCGCCTCGCACTTCTTCCTGCACCCCAGTCGGACGACGAGCGATGGGAATCGCGAAGGCGTACCCAACGCCATGCTGGAGGCGATGGCCAGCGGGGCGACCGTCATTGCCACAAAGCACGGCGGCATCCCTGAGGCGGTCGAGTCCGGCGAAAGCGGCTGGCTCGTGGGGGAGAACGACGGCGCGGGTCTCTCGGCTGGATTGCTCGCGTTGATCAAAGATCCCCAAAGAAGCCAGGCCATGGCGCTGCAAGCAAGAGCTCGCGTCGAGGCGATGTTTGACCGATCGACGAACATCAAGGTGCTGGAGGACTGCTATCGGGGGTTGATGGAAGGGGCGAGTTAGGAGTTATGGGTTATGAGGCGGATGTGATGGGCGGGAGTTCGAGGCAACGCGTTGCATCGCCACAGCGAAATTCATGGGGACCGCACGCATCCTGCGTGCCGCCTTCCGCATCCTGCGGAAGGCATGCGCCGGGTGATCGCACGACCAAAGCAGGCTTCGTATTTCCTCTCCCCTGACTCCCGCGCTACGATGCACATCGCATCGGGGAGCGCGGTGCCGACTGCGGCCTAAGTGTCCTAACAACCTGCAACGTCACTGACGTTCCCGGCAAGACGCCGGAAACAACACGCAGGATGCGTGCGCTCCCCGTGCTTCCCTGACCGCCTCCGCATAGCCGAAGCTTATCCCTCATCGGGAAGTTGGCTTGTCGACTTTGATGATCTGATCGTGTTCCAGCCCGGATTGCCCGATGCCGGAGGCATCAAAGCCATTAGACGGACGGTTGAAGGAGCGTAGCGACTGATACCTCCGGAACATCAGATTCAGTATTGCATCCCGGAGCGGATGCCAGCGACGTCGCCTCCGGCATCTCGACTTCCCTGGAACACTGTTCCGATTTTAATCGGTTATTGACGCTGTAGGGGATATCTACCTCCGCCCAGGGTTGGACGAGCCCTAAGCGAGTCACACCCTGGGGTTGGTATGGGGCAGAGCATCAGGTGTGGAGGCCGCCACACATCTCTTCCTCCCCATCGTCATCAACACCCCCACGATCGTCACCCGCATTCTCCCGCGCAACCAAGAGCCGGGACGGCTCTTCTACAGTCCCTCCAGCTCATCGAATCTCGTTTAAGACCTACTTCCCGCCAGTGCGCCCCCCATTGCAAGCAGCCCATAACTTCTAACCCATTACTCTTAACTCTTAACCCCTA contains these protein-coding regions:
- a CDS encoding alpha/beta hydrolase family protein, yielding MTDRRHFLSMGALAAISSVAPAQTAPLPAAAAVARKGWPTGVSKVEIPSSDGAVQPAMWYAPTTSGPKPLLVGLHTWSSHYASAGGDAVYAEWCIAQGWAFVHPHFRGPNNTPLAMGSERAVEDVVEAVAWARKQTTVDPERIYLIGVSGGGHMALQMAGKHPELWAAVSAWCGISDIAQWHTDHLKNGVPDTYGKHIEAALGGSPASSETLKAEAWRRSPLSSLAAAQGLPLDINHGIHDGRKGSVPFSHSLKAFNAVVGAGQAALAPDKIEEYYNTQKLPSEWSAPAADAVYGAWEPRFRQTAGNTRVTIFEGGHEIVHQAALNWLSAQRKGKPAVCEIKEFIKLEVGGGESGK
- a CDS encoding DUF5069 domain-containing protein, producing MTAPAITVPKSPKEKTGGLTYFPRMLDKIRLKAAGTLGVGYQENYGKGVDGWCTDFLRVSHAELEKRVADGGTDEEILEWCQAQGRSLNRTDIVVWNQFVLKLGWNDIATKVLDRQKAEAGLSERVDILTLADFMDVDEGRGE
- a CDS encoding alpha/beta hydrolase yields the protein MSRRYEAIAVDPVYARVPSALPYCFAAIESTKGRATVYLPDRLTPATKLWVFLHGYGGNFLWYQHYLSERFPDRVILCPAYGISGGAMPAGYVREAQAQLGWKPGKDPDLMGLSAGGFGASVIFNSSPSDFSSLLVLAAYPPAAVETSILRKANAAFLAGDQESFVLDGRWRRWQEVQRRRPKGGAGFSLIAGGGRFFMLSHPDETTAWLREKLK
- a CDS encoding DUF2726 domain-containing protein, whose product is MNWVTQGNIVLAVSALLTVLILARLIAVFGADKTGYCSAGVLLTSAELNFFRSLQQVIPPGCYVACKVRLADILLVSAGANRKSQCRAFNRIKSKHADFVICEVSTFRILGVIELDDRSHRRPDRKARDVFFDSALQSASVPLLRVPVKRDYEPRELKEMLSSKITSRRG
- a CDS encoding HAD hydrolase-like protein, producing the protein MKYRLVIFDFDGTLADTVPWMLGVADEIADRHHFPRLTEADLEALRGPQGASIPRLLKIPRWKLLLIARDGRRMMAAKLDEIRLFPGSEDLLRQLSAGGTRIAIVSSNSESNIRQILGEELSSLVEHYECGASFFGKSRKLRRVIKKCGLPAEAILSVGDEMRDLTATLDVGLPFGAVSWGLCHAHALETAGATVVFESLAQIGDLVLSAPASVSH
- a CDS encoding DUF5722 domain-containing protein, with the translated sequence MLRLLPPLLSLVLLAQGGPAQDSRPFPAADSKKGLQVQMVDDALALGIRHAGINVNLAALLADAGTAHRVGFRSEDREYFINEDYARSLDRQIKPLSDAGVLVYLILIQYPSRVPEKDAVLIHPKARADGKYIIPAFNTATETGLRHYRALIEFLAARYSGEKSVSGQVWGYIVGNEVNSQFTWYNLGHIPVAEAAMEYEKAVRTTHDAVRRHSLHARCYLSFDHHWNVSVPGISPTEAYKTKEFLDNFARTAREHGDFEWHVAHHPYPDDLGNPRTWEDKNAWPTEDSPHITFKNLEVATRHMNRPDLLWQGKPRRIILSEQGLHCLDTPDGETLQAAGFAYVWEKLRRQPGIDALIWHRHVDHTQEGGLKLGLWTTKPGTISEPGRKRPFYDLFQKADTPAWDEAAKFALPVVGLKSWDELKGP
- a CDS encoding cyclase family protein is translated as MLVDLSHPICQGQQSFPGDPALLIEAHFTTASGPRCNLSRITMSSHHGTHLDAMFHFVEDGRTLDQMPLDWFYGPARVIRVPKRAGEEITSADFRKHEAVLYPGARILFETGWHREYGTLRYYEEAPSMTQEAAVYLASRRLRLIGMDTPTPGKDYYEIHHTLLGHGVEMVIVEGLANLDALPDDREFQFIGFPLNFAGRDGSPIRAVAEV
- a CDS encoding tetratricopeptide repeat protein, which codes for MSMGRNLVILGIWATGMGAWAWWKYVRIDDNLSLPGVETHAANRKPPAPGVDVTWKWTSESTWLVDQVARDIAEISLFASNPKASAEDLASLEVKVESVSNSDTSYLVSASANRAKKDKCSTTLPLGHHLWAPENFVPWAQAVQKGWKITHQKGKPSNPPAASGLELAKKLLEPTSTVLMGESNRLSKELNQAPLDAGLHDQSALLAGALALREAAGAFSDARPALCRMTAHLALAKCLAPQSTPERELAEAILLTLACRQVDALERIEKFPPELAAWQTALKLRNTSDWRLVEKPGQVTLLERREHARALITCRDASALIKTFEETPPADLPDWSRIATEQNFSVGEGHVLANGWLEREIADLAESWKAWSGKDLKTDNLVVILNDPPTRCLGRNQNGKPALEVLGWGLVAAGHQRHLCHAMDRTQAFLRDMWGVPDAAAGFEKQVLQHFAGMRLLPFALKRIATSEKLYRTAVEDASALCRKQPDLVTCCNWATLRQKGRFSAQATSLPRAQAWFTRELALGTAYDFRSRYIDLGTLYNASIGFWDKLAAIAPYHYDVTRSYLYKKHGNSPTLEQFHQVYAKLEEYHLPVMEHISTNLKGDPKAYMAYMTRICQLNPDEFIDLGQYLVEKGFKEDAAFAYQAAFETATDRVAWANHADWLVNYYFDNGRTDDAVKIATAAAEVYSYRGLETMARLMERMEKWEDAAKHFAAIGERYNDNAPLIAFLERNQERDPKLAEAYKQALAPIFPDGIKDATLADFKDAPVDGVEFTSTSQLLVRSGLKLGHIVVALDGHRVQTLEQYLVLRNMKSEAPLDLIVWDGSAYRQVIAQVPKRKFGCDMESYIK